A region from the Riemerella anatipestifer genome encodes:
- the der gene encoding ribosome biogenesis GTPase Der, with product MSNIVAIVGRPNVGKSTLFNRLLERREAIVDSVAGVTRDRHYGKSEWNGVEFTVIDTGGYDVGTDDIFEEEIRHQVQLAVDEATSIIFMLNVEEGLTDTDQEIHELLRRSNKPIYIVVNKVDSAKEELPATEFYQLGIEKYYTLSSATGSGTGDLLDAVVADFPTTEYKDPFDGLPRITIAGRPNVGKSTLTNALLDNKRNIVTDIAGTTRDSIETIYNKFGHEFVLVDTAGMRKKSKVSENLEFYSVMRSVRAIEHSDVVVIMVDATQGWESQDMNIFGIAQKNRKGIVILVNKWDLVEKETNTMRDFENNIKKRIGQFSDVPILFISALTKQRILKAVEVAMEVYENRKKKIKTSKLNEVMLPVFEHTPPPAIKGKYIKIKYCVQLPTPSPQFVFFCNLPQYVKEPYKRFTENQLRKEFGFTGVPIEVYFRQK from the coding sequence ATGTCGAATATTGTAGCCATAGTGGGGCGTCCTAATGTAGGGAAATCCACTTTATTCAACAGGCTTCTAGAAAGAAGAGAAGCTATAGTAGATTCTGTAGCGGGAGTTACAAGAGACCGCCATTACGGTAAATCTGAATGGAATGGAGTAGAGTTTACTGTAATAGATACAGGAGGATATGATGTAGGTACTGATGATATTTTTGAGGAAGAAATTCGTCATCAAGTGCAATTAGCGGTAGATGAAGCAACTTCTATTATATTTATGCTCAATGTGGAAGAAGGTTTAACGGATACCGACCAAGAAATTCATGAGCTGTTAAGAAGGTCTAATAAGCCTATTTATATTGTAGTAAACAAGGTGGATTCGGCTAAGGAAGAATTACCAGCAACGGAATTTTATCAATTAGGAATAGAGAAATATTACACACTTTCTTCTGCTACAGGTTCTGGTACAGGAGATTTGTTAGATGCGGTGGTAGCGGACTTCCCAACCACCGAGTATAAAGACCCTTTTGATGGGTTGCCTAGAATTACCATTGCAGGGCGTCCTAATGTAGGGAAATCTACGCTTACCAACGCTTTATTAGACAATAAAAGAAATATTGTAACAGATATTGCGGGGACAACAAGGGATAGTATAGAAACCATCTACAATAAATTCGGACACGAATTTGTGTTGGTAGATACGGCGGGTATGCGTAAAAAGTCCAAAGTGAGCGAAAACTTGGAGTTCTATTCTGTAATGCGTTCTGTTAGGGCGATTGAGCATTCCGATGTGGTAGTCATTATGGTAGATGCAACACAAGGTTGGGAGTCTCAGGATATGAATATTTTTGGTATTGCACAGAAAAATAGAAAAGGCATTGTGATTTTGGTTAATAAATGGGATTTGGTGGAGAAAGAAACCAACACAATGAGAGATTTTGAGAATAATATCAAAAAGAGAATCGGGCAGTTTAGTGATGTGCCTATTTTGTTTATTTCTGCTCTCACCAAGCAAAGGATTTTGAAAGCGGTAGAAGTGGCTATGGAAGTCTATGAAAATCGTAAAAAGAAAATCAAAACTTCTAAACTAAATGAGGTAATGCTACCAGTATTTGAACATACGCCGCCTCCAGCTATTAAAGGTAAATACATTAAAATTAAATATTGTGTGCAACTTCCTACACCATCACCACAATTTGTATTTTTCTGTAATTTACCACAGTATGTTAAGGAGCCATACAAACGCTTTACAGAAAATCAGTTGCGTAAGGAGTTTGGTTTCACAGGGGTACCTATAGAAGTTTATTTCCGACAAAAATAA
- a CDS encoding rod shape-determining protein — protein MGLFDLFTQEIAIDLGTANTLIIHNNKIVIDQPSIVAIDRQSGKPIAVGEQAKHMQGKTHEDIRTVRPLKDGVIADFHASEHMIKEFIKQIPGIKGKLFQPALKIVICIPSGITEVEKRAVRDSAQKVNAKEVRLIYEPMAAAIGVGIDVQKPEGNMIIDIGGGTTEIAVVALGGIVCDKSVKIAGDVFTNDIAYYLRTHHNLFIGERTAERIKIEVGSAVEELDIDIEDIPVQGRDLITGKPKEIMIGYKEIARALDKSIIRIEDAVMETLSMTPPELAADIYKTGIYLAGGGALLRGLADRLHKKTGLPVFVAEDPLRAVVRGTGIALKNMDKFNFLIK, from the coding sequence ATGGGGTTATTTGATTTATTTACGCAGGAAATTGCGATAGATTTGGGTACAGCTAACACACTAATTATACATAATAACAAAATTGTTATAGACCAGCCTTCTATTGTAGCTATAGATCGACAGTCAGGGAAACCTATCGCTGTGGGAGAACAGGCTAAACACATGCAAGGTAAAACGCACGAAGATATTAGAACTGTGCGTCCGCTTAAAGATGGGGTAATTGCGGACTTTCACGCTTCTGAGCATATGATAAAGGAATTTATTAAGCAAATTCCAGGGATTAAAGGTAAACTGTTTCAGCCTGCGTTGAAGATTGTAATTTGTATTCCTTCAGGAATTACTGAGGTAGAGAAGAGAGCGGTAAGAGATTCTGCTCAAAAGGTTAATGCTAAAGAAGTAAGGCTGATTTACGAGCCAATGGCGGCTGCAATAGGTGTGGGTATAGATGTACAAAAGCCTGAAGGTAATATGATTATCGATATAGGTGGTGGTACTACCGAGATTGCAGTAGTGGCATTAGGAGGTATCGTTTGTGATAAATCTGTTAAGATTGCAGGAGATGTATTTACTAATGATATTGCTTACTATCTTAGAACACACCATAATTTATTCATAGGGGAAAGAACTGCAGAAAGAATTAAAATAGAAGTTGGTTCTGCTGTTGAAGAGCTTGATATAGACATAGAAGATATTCCAGTACAAGGTAGAGATTTAATTACTGGTAAACCTAAAGAAATTATGATAGGTTACAAGGAGATAGCTCGTGCCTTAGACAAATCTATCATTAGAATAGAAGATGCGGTAATGGAAACTCTTTCTATGACCCCACCAGAACTAGCAGCTGATATTTATAAAACAGGTATCTATTTAGCGGGAGGTGGAGCATTGTTGAGAGGTTTAGCAGATAGACTTCATAAGAAAACAGGACTTCCTGTATTTGTAGCTGAAGACCCTCTAAGAGCAGTTGTAAGAGGTACAGGGATTGCTCTTAAAAATATGGATAAGTTTAATTTTCTTATTAAATAA
- the mreC gene encoding rod shape-determining protein MreC, which yields MGYLLRFFSKNALFVFFVFLQIVALFLIFTRNSMQQSFLAGQVASFNSWVSGYIDEGANYLKLKQINDELVEQNKALMEQVYGKNYKSVPRNIRVKDVDKNSQIYHIIDADVMSNTIIRRDNYFTINRGKNQGVQSKMGVIASNGVAGIVINSMNNYSIVQSVLSVNKMRVNAALKNTGYFGTLTWRGDDSRVMHLSDIPKYVPIKVGDTVVTDGKSDVFPAGVSIGTIAGFQVDTKTGFWDISVELGQDMGNVKKVFVVKNLQKVELQQVQDSLNAVIKKDDK from the coding sequence ATGGGATATCTGCTGAGGTTTTTTTCTAAAAATGCTTTATTTGTATTTTTTGTTTTTTTACAAATAGTAGCCTTATTTCTTATTTTCACTCGGAATTCTATGCAACAATCCTTTTTAGCAGGACAAGTGGCATCGTTTAATTCTTGGGTTTCTGGGTATATAGATGAAGGAGCCAACTATTTAAAACTTAAACAAATAAATGATGAATTAGTAGAGCAGAATAAAGCTTTAATGGAGCAGGTATATGGTAAAAACTACAAGAGTGTTCCTAGAAATATCAGAGTGAAAGATGTGGATAAAAATTCACAAATTTATCATATTATTGATGCTGATGTGATGAGCAATACCATCATTAGGAGAGATAATTATTTTACTATCAATAGAGGAAAAAATCAAGGAGTGCAGTCTAAAATGGGCGTCATCGCCTCAAATGGAGTAGCAGGTATTGTCATCAACAGTATGAATAATTATTCCATTGTGCAGTCTGTACTTAGTGTGAATAAAATGAGGGTGAATGCAGCTCTTAAAAATACAGGTTATTTCGGAACTCTTACTTGGAGAGGAGATGATTCTAGAGTGATGCATTTATCAGATATTCCGAAGTATGTACCTATAAAAGTGGGAGATACAGTAGTAACTGATGGGAAGTCTGATGTTTTCCCAGCAGGTGTGTCTATAGGAACCATAGCTGGTTTTCAGGTGGATACTAAGACTGGATTTTGGGATATAAGCGTGGAGCTTGGTCAGGATATGGGGAATGTTAAAAAAGTATTTGTTGTAAAAAATCTACAGAAAGTAGAATTACAACAAGTGCAGGATAGTTTAAACGCTGTGATAAAGAAAGATGATAAGTAG
- a CDS encoding rod shape-determining protein MreD, with translation MISRNIFTDILFSVILVTAQIFLFNKISIAGAYTPVVYPVLIMFYPFYRNLYVFLVVGFLLGLGIDAFLGTWGINALAMTIIAYFRTLIFKTSIDNEATDSFSFQNIQWTQFLMYIFFSILIHQLLVQFIEFFKLNRILEISLNVLITSVISFVFILLYVLIFKIKQKV, from the coding sequence ATGATAAGTAGAAATATTTTTACAGATATACTGTTTTCGGTTATTCTAGTAACAGCTCAGATATTTTTGTTTAATAAAATCTCTATAGCGGGGGCTTATACTCCTGTGGTTTATCCTGTACTTATTATGTTTTATCCATTCTATAGAAACCTTTATGTATTTCTAGTGGTGGGTTTTCTTTTAGGTTTAGGGATAGATGCTTTTTTAGGAACATGGGGTATCAATGCTTTAGCGATGACTATTATCGCTTACTTTAGAACGCTTATTTTCAAAACTTCGATAGATAACGAGGCTACAGATAGTTTTTCATTTCAAAATATACAATGGACACAATTTTTAATGTATATTTTCTTTAGTATATTGATACATCAGCTACTGGTACAGTTTATAGAATTTTTTAAACTAAATAGAATTTTAGAAATATCCCTTAATGTTTTAATAACTTCGGTTATTTCATTTGTGTTTATTTTGCTGTATGTTTTAATATTTAAAATCAAGCAAAAAGTTTGA
- a CDS encoding peptidoglycan D,D-transpeptidase FtsI family protein produces MKPFYKISIVLSLIAVIFIARLAYFQLFTDRYALNAANTSIKTEYIIPQRGIIFDRNGKILVGNKQSYEISFTQALMRPDFDTIGFCNLVRISKQDFIKKIKEIKKEKYYSKVQPMTFMKNLSREEMARIQELIFKYPAFNIVTRPQRKYEVGTSGNLLGFTNEVNQADIKKDSLYYLPGDIIGKSGVEKSYEKELRGEKGVQYIQKDIKLRSIGPYKDGELDKEVVTGKDLTLTIDYDLQRIAEEMLVNKRGAIVALDPKTGEILALATGPDVDPSTFTGPDKNKNIYRLQTDKFDMPMFDRSIQAAYPPGSTFKLVTALAAMQMGVMTPNTVFPCGGGFNYRGLRIKGHGGADPLIPSIQVSSNCYFSYAYLAIINKYPGNPSKGIDEWKEIMNSFGLGVYLNNDLAVGAKGQIPSGEFYEKRMASIYKASGRTGDAKKWDPLATGAIFNGMGQGDILLTPLQVANFTAAIANKGWFYTPHIVKSVDGKPNPDPRFKKKHKTLVQNKAFYDAVLKGMEAVVLRGTGRGLKSNDFTQLAKTGTAQVPQGKDNSIYTMIAPAEDPKIVVAAVMEHAGFGATWAGPACTIIAEKYLTGEIKREHLYRKMISSSFMSEYRRQWIQDLKRKGLYKINADSLAVVKLQDSLKINLPEKKKQELKLKIDSLKLKSVKNEQSRRNR; encoded by the coding sequence TTGAAACCTTTTTACAAAATTAGTATCGTTTTATCACTTATCGCTGTCATTTTTATAGCGAGGTTGGCTTATTTTCAATTATTTACAGATAGATACGCATTAAACGCTGCAAACACCTCCATAAAAACAGAATATATTATCCCACAAAGAGGTATTATATTCGATAGGAATGGTAAAATTTTGGTTGGGAATAAACAATCTTATGAGATTTCGTTTACCCAAGCACTTATGAGACCAGATTTTGATACTATTGGTTTTTGTAATTTGGTTAGAATTAGTAAGCAAGATTTTATAAAAAAAATCAAAGAGATAAAAAAAGAAAAATATTACTCCAAAGTACAGCCAATGACTTTTATGAAAAATCTTTCTAGAGAAGAAATGGCTAGAATTCAGGAGCTTATTTTTAAATATCCGGCATTTAATATTGTTACTCGTCCACAAAGAAAGTATGAGGTAGGTACTTCGGGTAATCTACTTGGTTTTACGAATGAAGTTAATCAGGCTGATATTAAGAAGGATTCTTTGTACTATCTCCCTGGAGATATCATAGGAAAATCAGGTGTAGAGAAATCTTATGAAAAGGAGCTTAGAGGAGAAAAAGGAGTACAATACATACAAAAGGATATTAAACTAAGAAGTATTGGACCTTACAAAGATGGAGAATTAGATAAAGAGGTAGTTACAGGGAAAGATTTAACTCTCACCATAGATTATGATTTGCAAAGAATTGCAGAGGAAATGTTGGTAAACAAGCGTGGAGCAATAGTTGCTTTAGACCCTAAAACAGGAGAGATATTAGCTTTAGCTACAGGTCCAGATGTAGATCCTTCGACTTTTACAGGTCCAGATAAAAATAAAAATATTTACAGGCTTCAGACCGATAAGTTTGATATGCCGATGTTTGACAGGTCTATCCAAGCGGCTTATCCACCAGGTTCTACCTTTAAATTAGTAACTGCTCTAGCAGCGATGCAAATGGGTGTGATGACTCCAAACACCGTATTCCCTTGTGGAGGAGGGTTTAATTATAGGGGATTAAGGATTAAAGGTCATGGTGGGGCAGACCCTCTGATTCCGTCAATACAAGTATCTAGCAACTGTTATTTTTCTTATGCTTACTTAGCAATTATTAACAAGTACCCAGGTAATCCGTCTAAAGGAATTGATGAATGGAAGGAAATTATGAATAGCTTTGGGCTGGGTGTGTATTTGAATAATGATTTGGCGGTGGGAGCAAAAGGGCAAATTCCTAGTGGGGAGTTCTACGAAAAAAGAATGGCTTCTATCTACAAAGCGAGTGGTAGAACTGGAGATGCTAAAAAGTGGGATCCTCTAGCTACGGGAGCTATTTTTAATGGAATGGGACAAGGAGATATACTTCTAACACCTTTACAAGTAGCTAATTTTACCGCAGCGATAGCCAACAAGGGTTGGTTCTATACACCTCACATTGTGAAGTCAGTGGACGGTAAACCTAATCCAGACCCTAGATTTAAAAAGAAACATAAAACTTTGGTTCAAAATAAAGCCTTTTATGATGCGGTTCTCAAAGGTATGGAAGCAGTGGTACTTAGAGGGACAGGTAGAGGTTTAAAGTCTAATGACTTTACCCAATTGGCAAAAACGGGTACAGCACAAGTACCTCAAGGTAAAGATAATTCTATTTATACTATGATAGCTCCTGCCGAAGATCCTAAAATTGTAGTGGCAGCAGTGATGGAACACGCAGGTTTTGGGGCAACATGGGCGGGTCCTGCTTGTACAATTATAGCGGAAAAATATTTAACAGGAGAAATTAAAAGAGAGCACCTTTATAGAAAAATGATTTCTTCTAGTTTTATGTCAGAGTATAGAAGACAATGGATACAAGATTTAAAGAGAAAAGGCTTGTATAAAATTAATGCAGATAGCCTAGCAGTTGTGAAGTTGCAAGATAGTCTTAAGATTAATCTCCCAGAGAAAAAGAAACAAGAGCTAAAACTAAAAATAGATTCTTTAAAACTTAAAAGCGTAAAAAATGAACAAAGCAGAAGGAATAGATAA
- the rodA gene encoding rod shape-determining protein RodA — MNKAEGIDKLGIGLYILICIFAIFNINSVDEGLGKKQLIFFGISLFVGFIIFVTRSKFFENLSGIFYILGVLLLIGLFPFGTEILGQKNWYKFGGITMQPVEFAKIGTALMLANYASHPDFNLKDKRSFLTAFAIIAIPGVVVLMIPDVGSLLVFMAFVIALYREGLTGWFFGGIGIFALVFLGSLYLEINLEMNPIYAVVITFIFLALLLFFNQNQIKWIPVNIIAIILGFLMLGGMAYSSKMVLEKLPKHQRERIEVLYKGERAFRDTSGYNLLYSKTAIGSGGFTGKGYKQGSVTQGKFVPEQETDYIFCTVGEEWGFLGSILLIIFYAVYIGRIYYLSERQKSTFNRVFGYSFASILLLHFSINIGMVMGLFPTVGIPLPYFSYGGSSLLAFSIMTAIFFKLNYTDKNSLV; from the coding sequence ATGAACAAAGCAGAAGGAATAGATAAACTTGGGATAGGGCTCTACATTCTTATCTGCATTTTTGCTATATTCAATATCAATAGTGTAGATGAAGGATTAGGAAAAAAACAACTTATTTTTTTTGGAATCTCTCTGTTTGTTGGGTTTATTATTTTCGTTACTAGGTCTAAGTTTTTTGAGAATTTGTCAGGTATTTTCTACATACTTGGTGTTCTTTTGTTGATAGGGTTGTTTCCGTTTGGGACAGAAATTTTAGGGCAAAAAAACTGGTATAAATTTGGAGGTATAACTATGCAGCCTGTGGAATTTGCTAAAATTGGTACAGCTCTGATGTTGGCTAATTATGCCTCGCACCCAGATTTTAACCTTAAAGATAAACGGTCATTTCTTACGGCGTTTGCCATTATAGCGATACCAGGTGTGGTGGTACTTATGATTCCTGATGTTGGGTCTTTACTTGTTTTTATGGCTTTTGTGATAGCTCTTTATAGAGAAGGGCTTACGGGGTGGTTTTTCGGTGGTATTGGTATTTTTGCATTGGTATTTTTGGGTTCGTTGTATTTAGAAATAAATTTGGAAATGAACCCTATTTATGCTGTTGTCATTACTTTTATTTTTCTAGCTTTACTTTTATTTTTTAATCAGAATCAAATTAAATGGATACCCGTTAATATTATTGCAATTATTTTAGGTTTTTTGATGTTAGGAGGAATGGCATATTCTTCTAAAATGGTACTAGAAAAATTGCCTAAACACCAAAGAGAAAGAATAGAAGTGCTTTACAAAGGCGAACGAGCTTTTAGAGATACTTCGGGGTATAATTTGTTGTATTCCAAAACGGCTATTGGTTCTGGAGGATTTACAGGTAAAGGCTATAAGCAAGGTTCGGTAACGCAAGGTAAATTTGTGCCAGAGCAAGAGACCGATTATATCTTCTGTACTGTAGGCGAAGAATGGGGGTTTCTAGGCAGTATTTTGCTAATTATTTTTTATGCCGTTTATATTGGTAGAATATACTATTTGTCCGAGCGACAAAAAAGCACCTTTAATAGAGTTTTTGGTTATAGTTTTGCCTCTATTTTATTGTTGCATTTTTCTATCAATATAGGGATGGTAATGGGGTTATTTCCTACGGTTGGGATTCCGTTGCCGTATTTTAGTTATGGTGGAAGTTCTTTGCTGGCGTTTTCAATTATGACAGCAATATTCTTTAAACTTAACTATACAGATAAGAATAGTTTGGTCTAG
- a CDS encoding OmpA/MotB family protein gives MKFTKILAVGAMALAMTSCVSKKQYDALNLNYKDCLESAAERQREIQDLKSSNAGLTSQNDLLNRQNEALKSSLDACLSNTGKSSANIDKLVGEINASNAYIKQLISTNARNDSLNLALSNKLKRSLDNVADQDVQVKVLKGVVMISLSDKMLYKSGDYNILPAAQEVLGKVAKVINDYDKYSVLIEGNTDNVPLSSASLPKDNWDLSALRATSVAKVLQNQFGVDPSRITAGGRSEYNPKATNMSVSGRAENRRTEIIIMPKLDEFMKLMDIAPVKR, from the coding sequence ATGAAGTTTACAAAAATTTTAGCTGTTGGGGCAATGGCACTTGCAATGACTTCGTGCGTTAGCAAAAAGCAGTATGATGCCTTAAATCTTAACTACAAAGACTGCCTAGAAAGTGCAGCTGAGCGTCAGAGAGAAATTCAAGATTTAAAATCTTCTAATGCAGGATTAACAAGTCAAAATGACCTTCTGAATAGACAAAATGAGGCACTTAAATCTTCGTTAGACGCTTGTCTTTCTAATACAGGAAAATCTTCTGCAAATATTGATAAATTGGTTGGAGAGATTAACGCTTCTAATGCTTATATCAAACAGCTTATTTCTACCAATGCAAGAAATGATAGTTTAAATTTAGCATTATCTAACAAACTTAAGCGTTCATTAGATAATGTGGCTGACCAAGATGTTCAGGTAAAGGTACTTAAAGGAGTGGTAATGATTTCACTTTCTGATAAAATGCTTTACAAGTCAGGAGATTATAATATTCTTCCAGCGGCACAAGAAGTGTTAGGAAAGGTAGCTAAAGTGATTAACGACTACGATAAATACTCTGTTTTAATTGAAGGAAATACAGACAATGTACCACTTAGTTCTGCGAGTTTACCAAAAGACAACTGGGATTTGTCAGCTTTAAGGGCGACTTCTGTAGCTAAAGTATTGCAGAATCAGTTTGGGGTAGATCCAAGTAGAATTACAGCTGGTGGGCGTAGCGAATATAACCCTAAAGCAACCAATATGAGTGTGTCTGGGCGTGCGGAAAACCGTAGAACGGAAATCATCATTATGCCTAAACTAGATGAGTTTATGAAACTTATGGACATTGCTCCAGTGAAAAGATAA
- a CDS encoding O-methyltransferase translates to MGFFEEQCPDMDRYLEMHTSSEPEILRKLRRETYQKTTQPHMISGVQQGRLLSIISQLLRPKSVLEIGTFTGYATLSMAEGLPSGGKITTLDINEDLAYIPKKYFEESIYSDKIDFRLENALDYLNSTQEMFDMVFVDADKGNYVNYFNAVKSKLNLGGVLMFDNVLWYGKVLEENSKDKSTQVIKELNEILAKDPDFENLILPLRDGLNLARKK, encoded by the coding sequence ATGGGCTTTTTTGAAGAACAATGTCCCGATATGGATCGCTATCTGGAAATGCATACATCTAGTGAACCCGAAATTCTTAGAAAATTAAGGAGAGAAACTTATCAGAAAACTACACAACCTCATATGATTTCAGGCGTTCAGCAGGGGAGATTGTTGTCTATTATTTCTCAACTGTTGCGTCCTAAATCGGTGCTAGAAATTGGGACGTTTACAGGATACGCTACTTTGTCAATGGCTGAAGGCTTGCCAAGTGGAGGTAAAATCACTACTTTAGACATCAATGAAGATTTAGCCTATATCCCAAAGAAATACTTTGAAGAAAGCATCTATTCTGACAAGATAGATTTTAGGCTAGAAAATGCTTTGGACTATCTTAATTCAACCCAAGAAATGTTTGATATGGTGTTTGTAGATGCAGATAAGGGTAATTATGTTAATTATTTCAATGCTGTAAAGTCTAAGTTAAATTTGGGTGGCGTTTTGATGTTTGATAATGTACTTTGGTATGGTAAGGTTTTAGAAGAAAATTCTAAAGATAAATCAACGCAAGTCATTAAAGAATTAAACGAAATCTTAGCAAAAGACCCCGATTTTGAAAATCTAATCTTACCTTTGCGAGACGGTTTAAATTTGGCAAGAAAAAAATAA
- a CDS encoding C40 family peptidase yields MSRAVASVSVVPVRSEGFDRAEIITQVLYGESVEILSQEGNWVHIKMDFDGYEGWADAKQFKIISDENISESNTSLVIQPFLEYGFGDEKLLLSIGSEIESDVVETVVANTRGFIADTAQKFLNVPYLWGGRSFFGIDCSGFTQIVYKVSGIKIPRDAYQQADVGRVLDFIEEAQAGDLAFFENEEGRITHVGIMLEDRKIIHAHGKVRIDELDSVGIFNKDQNKHTHKLRFIKTLL; encoded by the coding sequence ATGAGTAGAGCGGTTGCGAGTGTTTCGGTAGTACCAGTGCGTTCAGAAGGCTTTGATAGAGCGGAAATTATCACTCAAGTATTGTATGGAGAGTCTGTGGAGATACTTTCTCAAGAGGGAAATTGGGTGCATATAAAAATGGATTTTGACGGCTACGAAGGCTGGGCTGATGCAAAACAGTTTAAAATAATTTCAGACGAAAATATTAGTGAAAGTAATACAAGTCTTGTTATACAACCCTTTTTGGAGTATGGTTTTGGAGATGAAAAATTACTTTTGTCTATTGGCTCCGAAATAGAGTCTGATGTAGTGGAAACGGTAGTTGCAAATACTAGAGGTTTTATTGCAGATACCGCCCAAAAGTTTCTCAATGTACCGTACCTTTGGGGAGGGCGTAGTTTTTTTGGGATAGATTGTAGCGGTTTTACTCAAATTGTTTATAAGGTAAGTGGTATAAAAATTCCAAGAGACGCTTATCAGCAAGCGGATGTAGGGCGAGTACTAGATTTTATAGAAGAAGCACAAGCGGGAGATTTAGCTTTTTTTGAAAATGAAGAAGGTAGAATTACCCATGTCGGCATTATGCTAGAGGACCGAAAAATAATCCACGCTCACGGTAAAGTAAGGATAGATGAGTTGGACTCCGTAGGGATTTTTAATAAAGACCAAAACAAACACACGCATAAACTCAGATTTATCAAAACACTTTTATAA
- a CDS encoding DUF1648 domain-containing protein, translated as MWFKGLDIINVILLLLLFVRAIKAYPKLPQKIPTHFNLYLEPDAWGSRVMIFFLPTLAGIILSLFMLVLPESEPNLIVPITPKNREVQLYMGDLMMKLLLLVILFFKHFLLSITICTESACRKQFKPYIIICFISVFAVPLVYMVLSYIYK; from the coding sequence ATGTGGTTTAAAGGCTTAGATATTATAAATGTAATACTGTTGCTTTTACTTTTTGTAAGGGCAATAAAGGCTTACCCTAAACTACCTCAAAAAATACCTACCCACTTTAATTTATATTTAGAGCCTGATGCCTGGGGTTCTCGTGTGATGATATTTTTCTTACCAACTTTGGCAGGCATTATTTTGAGTTTGTTTATGCTAGTATTACCTGAATCTGAACCTAACCTTATCGTACCCATTACACCAAAAAATAGAGAAGTGCAGTTATATATGGGAGATTTGATGATGAAGTTACTTTTGTTGGTAATTTTGTTTTTTAAACATTTTCTTCTTTCCATTACAATTTGTACAGAATCTGCGTGTAGAAAACAGTTTAAACCTTACATCATCATTTGCTTTATAAGTGTATTTGCTGTTCCTTTGGTTTATATGGTGTTATCCTATATATATAAATAA